The Streptomyces sp. NL15-2K genome contains a region encoding:
- a CDS encoding Ig-like domain-containing protein, which yields MHGPRRRHHRRTLAGALALGLLASLAAAAPAAADNSAIGYPVYTGSADPVPELPAGFTTHHTLRAQYEADRKAGNGTDFWMDRMLARKGEDPAGDWLFTRGRAVFMKEHDPSRLGFGGKVAYWESIDNRSAYTVTLSVDGENLTLRENTAARTQTPSYWRAEFTHAATGLKVIQTKFITDANVAVTNLAVTNTGSAPREVTLRASSPYTTTTEGRELTGAVAAKNNLTTVFPRLSGDAMAPAPDGEALTRTLALPAGGTATTKVQLGFVTEELARSRPEYDSVRTATPAAAFRDHVQTYNRWWAENLPYLDVPDDNIEKTLYYRWWLLRYNYLDADIPGNDYQFPTSMEGVLGYNNAIALTVGMFVDDLKYLRDPSYSYGPWVSAGEVSKNSKYTDNPGDPENWSNSYTQYISEAAWRSYQVHGGPDGVVRNLARYAEKDVQGQLANYDHDGNGLIEYDWGAMTGNDADAVSFDWRPGNLDRAESAYVHSNATAAARAYELLGETDKADEMRGIAKKVKDAVLEHLWDPKDKLLKHRHVATDALVPWKEINNYYPYSVGLMPTPDEDPQYLEALRLWADAKQYPVFPFFTANQADKAEAAEQGHPGSNNFSVINSTVTFRFLSSVLRKYPNKYIDSTWYKKLLSWNAWAHYVDGDNRWPDQNEFWSDGSADPQKIGYRSWIHHTILGTTNWTVIEDAMGFRPRDDGKIELSPIDIDWPHFAVTDINYRGTDVAVLWDEPGDGKRPYGRQVPEGYSVYLDGKLAFTADSLTHLVYDPATRKVTFPDGGGAKVRTTGLRMAVAEPQDVTYGPKDRVTDLFAKAGRDLTGAAKENLAAGATARASHEAEGRGVSGAVDGFTINEPYWGARGSGSTEDWYEIDFGRPRQVDDVRLHFYSDKRQDGYAEPALYTVQYQDRAGQWKDVARPAKSPVHPRANLNQVRFQKVTTEKLRVLMRHRDGHSSGLKEIQAYGTGARPPAARNQAPYVEAWRDTTYSRPGQVRLTGIVEDDGLPERKLSALWKAADGPEGGTVIFDDPRASTTVARFTKAGTYTLELTATDGALQSSKKVVVKAEGLGNGQANVAPSATPTASYTSGWESVTAINDGREPASSSDAPRWGSWPQKDTQWVQYTWDDPVRVDGSDMYFFRDAQPGAADGVGVPASWVIEYRDGDTWREVASPSGYGTAEDRYNKTTFTPVTTTALRARLTGHPNLALGVQEWKVYAETPESVREVHVPTPRGKIPELPGQVTLVYSDGSTARSPVAWPAVTEEQVAEGGTSVRITGLADRTAAPVTATVWVRQTDAVEITSIAEERVTTGAGRAPTLPATVVATYNDGSKDSRVPVTWDPVAPDQYAGPGTFEVKGTVAGTTYRATATVTVTAPPS from the coding sequence GTGCACGGACCGCGAAGACGGCACCACCGCAGAACCCTGGCCGGCGCGCTGGCCCTCGGACTGCTGGCCTCGTTGGCCGCCGCCGCGCCCGCCGCCGCGGACAACTCGGCCATCGGCTATCCGGTCTACACCGGATCCGCCGACCCCGTACCGGAGTTGCCGGCGGGCTTCACCACCCACCACACCCTGCGCGCCCAGTACGAGGCCGACCGGAAGGCCGGGAACGGCACCGACTTCTGGATGGACCGCATGCTGGCCCGCAAAGGCGAGGACCCGGCGGGCGACTGGCTGTTCACGCGGGGCCGGGCAGTGTTCATGAAGGAACACGACCCGTCCCGACTCGGTTTCGGCGGCAAGGTCGCCTACTGGGAGAGCATCGACAACCGGTCCGCGTACACCGTCACCCTGTCCGTGGACGGCGAGAACCTCACCCTGCGCGAAAACACCGCCGCCAGGACCCAGACCCCCAGCTACTGGCGCGCCGAGTTCACCCACGCGGCCACCGGCCTGAAGGTGATCCAGACCAAGTTCATCACCGACGCCAACGTGGCCGTGACGAACCTGGCCGTCACCAACACCGGTTCCGCTCCCCGTGAGGTCACGCTGCGCGCCTCGTCGCCGTACACCACGACCACCGAAGGCAGAGAGCTCACCGGCGCGGTGGCCGCGAAGAACAACCTCACCACCGTCTTCCCCCGCCTCAGCGGCGACGCAATGGCCCCCGCACCCGACGGCGAGGCCCTGACGCGCACCCTTGCGCTGCCCGCGGGCGGCACCGCCACCACCAAGGTCCAACTCGGCTTCGTCACCGAGGAATTGGCCCGCTCCCGGCCGGAATACGACTCGGTGCGCACCGCGACCCCGGCCGCCGCCTTCCGCGACCACGTACAGACGTACAACCGTTGGTGGGCCGAGAACCTGCCGTACCTCGACGTCCCCGACGACAACATCGAGAAGACGCTCTACTACCGCTGGTGGCTGCTGCGTTACAACTACCTCGACGCCGACATCCCCGGCAACGACTACCAGTTCCCCACCTCCATGGAAGGCGTGCTCGGCTACAACAACGCCATCGCCCTGACCGTCGGCATGTTCGTCGACGACCTCAAATACCTGCGCGACCCGAGCTACTCCTACGGCCCCTGGGTCTCGGCCGGCGAGGTCTCGAAGAACAGCAAGTACACCGACAACCCGGGCGACCCGGAGAACTGGTCCAACAGCTACACCCAGTACATCTCCGAGGCGGCCTGGCGCTCCTACCAGGTGCACGGCGGACCGGACGGCGTCGTGCGCAACCTCGCGCGGTACGCGGAGAAGGACGTCCAGGGCCAGCTGGCGAACTACGACCACGACGGCAACGGGCTGATCGAGTACGACTGGGGCGCCATGACCGGCAACGACGCCGACGCGGTGTCCTTCGACTGGCGGCCCGGAAACCTCGACCGCGCCGAATCGGCGTACGTCCACAGCAACGCCACAGCGGCGGCCCGAGCGTACGAACTGCTCGGCGAGACCGACAAGGCCGACGAGATGCGCGGCATCGCCAAGAAGGTGAAGGACGCGGTCCTCGAACACCTCTGGGACCCGAAGGACAAGCTGCTCAAGCACCGGCACGTGGCCACCGACGCCCTGGTGCCCTGGAAGGAGATCAACAACTACTACCCGTACAGCGTGGGCCTGATGCCCACACCCGACGAGGACCCGCAGTACCTCGAAGCCCTGCGCCTGTGGGCGGACGCCAAGCAGTACCCCGTCTTCCCGTTCTTCACCGCCAACCAGGCCGACAAGGCGGAAGCGGCGGAGCAGGGCCACCCGGGGAGCAACAACTTCTCCGTCATCAACTCCACCGTCACCTTCCGCTTCCTCTCCTCGGTGCTGCGCAAGTACCCGAACAAGTACATCGACAGCACCTGGTACAAGAAGCTGCTGTCCTGGAACGCCTGGGCCCACTACGTCGACGGCGACAACCGGTGGCCCGACCAGAACGAGTTCTGGTCCGACGGCAGCGCCGACCCGCAGAAGATCGGCTACCGGTCCTGGATCCACCACACCATCCTCGGCACCACCAACTGGACCGTGATCGAGGACGCGATGGGCTTCCGGCCGCGCGACGACGGGAAGATCGAGCTGTCGCCGATCGACATCGACTGGCCGCACTTCGCCGTCACCGACATCAACTACCGCGGCACCGACGTGGCCGTCCTGTGGGACGAACCGGGCGACGGGAAGCGGCCGTACGGCCGCCAGGTCCCCGAGGGCTACTCCGTCTACCTCGACGGCAAGCTCGCCTTCACCGCCGACTCCCTCACCCACCTCGTCTACGACCCGGCCACCCGCAAGGTGACCTTCCCGGACGGGGGAGGGGCCAAGGTCCGAACCACGGGCCTGCGCATGGCGGTCGCGGAGCCGCAGGACGTCACGTACGGCCCGAAGGACCGCGTCACCGACCTCTTCGCCAAGGCGGGCCGGGACCTGACAGGTGCGGCGAAGGAGAACCTCGCCGCCGGCGCCACGGCCCGCGCCTCCCACGAGGCCGAGGGGCGAGGCGTGTCCGGCGCCGTCGACGGCTTCACCATCAACGAGCCCTACTGGGGCGCCAGAGGCTCGGGCAGCACCGAGGACTGGTACGAGATCGACTTCGGGCGCCCGCGTCAGGTCGACGACGTCCGGCTCCACTTCTACAGCGACAAACGACAGGACGGATACGCCGAACCCGCCCTCTACACCGTGCAGTACCAGGACCGCGCCGGGCAGTGGAAGGACGTGGCCCGTCCCGCCAAGTCACCGGTCCACCCCAGGGCCAACCTGAACCAGGTGCGCTTCCAGAAGGTGACGACCGAGAAACTGCGGGTCCTGATGCGGCACAGGGACGGCCACAGCAGCGGTCTCAAGGAGATCCAGGCATACGGCACCGGCGCCCGGCCCCCGGCAGCCCGGAACCAGGCCCCGTACGTCGAAGCGTGGCGGGACACCACGTACAGCCGCCCGGGCCAGGTCAGGCTGACGGGCATCGTCGAGGACGACGGGCTCCCGGAGAGGAAGCTCTCCGCCCTGTGGAAGGCGGCGGACGGCCCCGAAGGCGGCACCGTCATCTTCGACGACCCGCGCGCCTCGACGACCGTCGCCCGTTTCACCAAGGCGGGCACCTACACCCTCGAACTCACCGCCACCGACGGCGCGTTGCAGTCGTCGAAAAAGGTCGTGGTCAAGGCGGAGGGGCTCGGGAACGGCCAGGCGAACGTGGCGCCGTCCGCGACACCCACCGCGTCCTACACCTCAGGCTGGGAGTCGGTGACCGCGATCAACGACGGCCGTGAACCTGCCTCGTCCTCCGACGCCCCGCGCTGGGGCAGCTGGCCCCAGAAGGACACCCAGTGGGTCCAGTACACGTGGGACGACCCGGTCCGCGTGGACGGCTCCGACATGTACTTCTTCCGCGACGCGCAGCCCGGCGCGGCCGACGGCGTCGGAGTCCCCGCGTCCTGGGTCATCGAATACCGGGACGGCGACACCTGGCGCGAGGTCGCCTCGCCCAGCGGCTACGGAACCGCGGAGGACCGCTACAACAAGACCACCTTCACCCCCGTCACCACCACGGCCCTGCGGGCCCGCCTGACCGGGCACCCGAACCTCGCACTGGGCGTACAGGAGTGGAAGGTCTACGCCGAGACGCCGGAGTCCGTCCGCGAGGTCCATGTCCCCACCCCACGCGGCAAGATCCCGGAACTGCCCGGCCAGGTGACGCTGGTGTACTCCGACGGCTCCACGGCACGCTCGCCCGTTGCCTGGCCGGCCGTCACCGAGGAGCAGGTCGCCGAGGGCGGCACCAGCGTACGGATCACCGGCCTCGCCGACCGGACGGCAGCGCCCGTCACCGCGACCGTATGGGTGCGCCAGACCGACGCGGTCGAGATCACCAGCATCGCCGAGGAGCGCGTCACCACCGGGGCCGGCCGGGCACCCACCCTCCCGGCGACCGTCGTCGCCACCTACAACGACGGCTCCAAGGACAGCCGTGTCCCCGTCACCTGGGACCCGGTGGCCCCGGACCAGTACGCCGGGCCGGGGACCTTCGAGGTGAAGGGAACCGTGGCGGGCACCACCTACCGCGCCACGGCCACCGTCACCGTGACCGCGCCGCCCTCATGA
- a CDS encoding LacI family DNA-binding transcriptional regulator, with amino-acid sequence MAQATGPSRSQPATLSDVARLAGVSIATASKALNGRSQVRAETRQRVIEAAERLSFRPNQVARGLLAGRTGTVGLLTSDLEGRFSIPILMGAEDAFGAGEVAVFLCDARGDAIREQHHVRALLGRRVDGLIVVGSRTDPRPSLGREVPVPVVYAYAPSEDPQDLSIVPDSVGAGRIAVDHLLACGRSRIAHITGDPGYAAARERAEGARAALAEAGLALIGEPRFGAWSEGWGRAATAMLLDRHPDVDAVLCGSDQIARGVMEVLRERGHRVPEDVAVMGFDNWQVLTSASRPPLTSVDMNLEQVGRAAAHALFTAISGARRSGVEHLPCRVVIRGSTAPLS; translated from the coding sequence ATGGCACAGGCCACCGGCCCCTCTCGTTCGCAGCCCGCCACCCTCAGCGATGTGGCGCGGCTGGCGGGTGTGTCGATCGCCACGGCGTCCAAGGCCCTCAACGGACGCAGTCAGGTGCGCGCGGAGACCAGGCAGCGGGTGATCGAGGCGGCCGAGCGGCTGTCGTTCCGGCCCAACCAGGTCGCCCGCGGTCTGCTGGCCGGACGGACGGGCACCGTCGGTCTGCTCACCAGCGACCTGGAGGGCCGGTTCAGTATTCCGATCCTCATGGGCGCGGAGGACGCCTTCGGAGCGGGCGAGGTCGCGGTGTTCCTCTGCGACGCACGCGGCGACGCGATCCGCGAGCAGCACCATGTCCGCGCGCTGCTCGGCCGCCGGGTCGACGGTCTCATCGTGGTGGGCAGCCGGACCGATCCGCGTCCGTCCCTGGGCCGCGAGGTGCCGGTGCCCGTCGTCTACGCGTACGCGCCGTCGGAGGATCCGCAGGATCTGTCCATCGTTCCCGACAGCGTCGGCGCGGGCCGGATCGCGGTGGACCATCTGCTCGCCTGTGGCCGTTCCCGGATCGCGCACATCACCGGCGACCCCGGGTACGCCGCGGCCCGGGAGCGGGCGGAGGGTGCCCGGGCCGCACTCGCCGAGGCCGGCCTCGCCCTGATCGGCGAGCCGCGCTTCGGGGCGTGGTCGGAGGGCTGGGGGCGGGCGGCCACGGCGATGCTGCTCGACCGGCATCCGGACGTGGACGCCGTCCTGTGCGGCAGCGATCAGATCGCCCGCGGTGTCATGGAGGTCCTGCGCGAGCGCGGCCACCGGGTGCCGGAGGACGTCGCGGTCATGGGTTTCGACAACTGGCAGGTCCTGACCTCCGCCTCCCGGCCCCCGCTGACCAGCGTCGACATGAACCTCGAACAGGTCGGACGCGCGGCCGCGCACGCCCTGTTCACCGCGATCTCCGGCGCACGGCGCTCGGGGGTCGAGCACCTGCCCTGCCGGGTCGTGATCAGGGGGTCCACGGCACCACTGTCCTGA
- a CDS encoding pyridoxamine 5'-phosphate oxidase family protein, translated as MTFSGSPARIARDIIGTNRYMVLATADREGVPWGSPVYFAHRDYREFFWISSPQATHSRNLAVRPQVGLVVFDSSVPIGTGQGVYMSAVATAVDGSATERAIEVYSRRSLTHGGRMWTGHDVQGASDMRLYRAVAQDHSILAKDGRPDHRIPVDLT; from the coding sequence ATGACGTTCAGCGGCTCACCGGCCCGCATCGCACGCGACATCATCGGCACGAACAGGTACATGGTGCTCGCCACCGCCGACCGCGAGGGAGTGCCGTGGGGTTCGCCGGTGTACTTCGCTCACCGGGACTACCGCGAGTTCTTCTGGATTTCCTCGCCGCAGGCCACGCATTCACGCAACCTCGCGGTGCGACCTCAGGTGGGCCTCGTGGTCTTCGACTCCTCGGTACCGATCGGCACCGGACAAGGCGTGTACATGTCCGCCGTTGCCACGGCAGTGGACGGCTCGGCCACGGAGAGGGCGATCGAGGTCTACTCCCGCCGCTCGCTCACGCACGGCGGCAGGATGTGGACAGGCCACGACGTGCAAGGAGCCTCCGACATGCGGTTGTACCGCGCGGTGGCTCAAGACCACTCGATCCTCGCCAAGGACGGCCGACCGGATCACCGCATCCCCGTCGATCTCACCTGA
- a CDS encoding beta-L-arabinofuranosidase domain-containing protein — MHELVGENTARAYVLPVAPTRGRLRPLGLDEVRITGGFWARRRHINATATLGHCRDWMERVGWTGNFRAAAEGRIHRDRRGAEFADSEHYKLLEAMAWEAAGGDGPVLDAEIAALTDVIAPAQEPDGYLNTAFGHPGQQPRYSDLEWGHELYCYGHLIQAGVAQTRARGEGELAKLARRAADHICATFGPGGIEAVCGHPEIETALVELARLTGEQRYLDQAALFVDRRGHGTLADIEFGRAYYQDDLPVRQAPVLRGHAVRALYLAAGAVDVAVESGDEALLAAVVRQWEATIARRTYLTGGMGSHHRDESFGDDFVLPPDRAYSETCAGVASVMLSWRLLLATGEPRFADLAERTLFNVVATSPSEDGRSFFYANTLHRRSRGTAPPADADSPRAESSLRAPWFAVSCCPTNVARTLALLPAYLATADDHGVQLHQYADAEIATSLAGGHGVALRVRTDYPYGGTVTVRIGRSPDRPWTLSLRVPEWTAGTTAWLVDPDGARRPVAPGTAEVTRVFRPGDEIRLELAVAPRWIGADPRIDAVRGTLAVQRGPLVYCAESVDLPRGHEVDALRVDASVEPEDGVGETVVVAGELTAHAEQGGRTWPYEPLGRQATTAAERAGITLVPYHSWANRGPSTMRVWLPVAEPDHPAEPDNTPTPTGR; from the coding sequence ATGCACGAACTGGTGGGGGAGAACACAGCACGGGCATACGTCCTGCCGGTGGCGCCGACCCGGGGCCGACTGAGGCCGCTCGGCCTCGACGAGGTCAGGATCACCGGGGGCTTCTGGGCCCGGCGCCGGCACATCAACGCGACCGCCACACTCGGCCACTGCCGCGACTGGATGGAACGCGTCGGCTGGACCGGCAACTTCCGGGCCGCCGCCGAGGGCCGCATCCACCGGGACCGGCGCGGCGCGGAGTTCGCCGACTCCGAGCACTACAAGCTCCTCGAAGCCATGGCCTGGGAGGCCGCGGGCGGCGACGGCCCTGTTCTCGACGCGGAGATCGCCGCACTCACCGATGTCATCGCACCCGCCCAGGAACCGGACGGCTACCTGAACACCGCCTTCGGCCACCCCGGTCAGCAGCCCCGCTACAGCGACCTCGAATGGGGCCACGAGCTCTACTGCTACGGGCACCTCATCCAGGCGGGCGTGGCCCAGACCCGGGCCCGCGGCGAGGGCGAACTGGCGAAACTCGCCCGCCGGGCCGCCGACCACATCTGCGCCACCTTCGGCCCCGGCGGCATCGAGGCCGTCTGCGGCCACCCGGAGATCGAGACGGCCCTGGTGGAACTCGCCAGGCTGACCGGGGAGCAACGCTACCTCGACCAGGCCGCCCTCTTCGTCGACCGCCGCGGCCACGGCACGCTCGCGGACATCGAGTTCGGCCGCGCCTACTACCAGGACGACCTGCCCGTCCGCCAGGCCCCGGTGCTGCGCGGACACGCCGTGCGCGCCCTCTACCTGGCGGCAGGCGCCGTCGACGTCGCCGTGGAGAGCGGGGACGAGGCCCTGCTCGCCGCGGTCGTACGGCAATGGGAGGCCACAATCGCCCGGCGGACCTATCTGACCGGCGGCATGGGCTCGCACCACCGGGACGAGTCCTTCGGCGACGACTTCGTCCTGCCACCGGACCGCGCCTACTCGGAGACCTGCGCCGGCGTCGCCTCCGTGATGCTCAGCTGGCGCCTGCTGCTCGCCACCGGCGAGCCGCGCTTCGCCGACCTGGCCGAGCGGACCCTGTTCAACGTGGTCGCGACCTCCCCGTCCGAGGACGGCCGGTCCTTCTTCTACGCCAACACCCTGCACCGCCGCAGCCGGGGCACCGCACCCCCCGCCGACGCCGACAGCCCGCGCGCCGAATCGAGCCTGCGCGCACCCTGGTTCGCGGTGTCCTGCTGCCCGACCAATGTGGCGCGCACCCTGGCCCTGCTGCCCGCCTACCTGGCGACAGCGGACGACCACGGCGTGCAACTGCACCAGTACGCCGACGCGGAGATCGCCACGTCCCTCGCCGGCGGCCACGGAGTCGCGCTGCGCGTCCGTACCGACTATCCCTATGGCGGCACGGTGACCGTACGGATCGGACGGTCCCCCGACCGCCCCTGGACCCTGTCGCTGCGCGTCCCCGAGTGGACGGCGGGGACCACCGCGTGGCTGGTCGACCCGGACGGGGCACGCCGCCCCGTCGCCCCGGGCACGGCCGAAGTCACCCGCGTCTTCCGGCCCGGCGACGAGATACGGCTCGAACTGGCCGTGGCACCGCGCTGGATCGGAGCCGATCCCCGCATCGACGCGGTACGCGGCACGCTGGCCGTCCAGCGAGGGCCACTGGTGTACTGCGCCGAGTCCGTGGACCTGCCGCGCGGACACGAGGTCGACGCCCTTCGGGTGGATGCGTCCGTCGAGCCGGAGGACGGCGTGGGTGAAACCGTCGTGGTCGCCGGAGAACTCACCGCGCATGCCGAACAGGGCGGCCGGACATGGCCGTACGAGCCGCTCGGCCGTCAAGCCACGACGGCGGCCGAACGCGCGGGGATCACCCTGGTGCCCTACCACTCCTGGGCGAACCGAGGCCCCTCGACGATGCGGGTCTGGCTGCCCGTCGCGGAACCGGATCACCCCGCAGAACCGGACAACACCCCTACCCCCACAGGGAGATAG
- a CDS encoding sugar ABC transporter substrate-binding protein gives MGSTVGPRGRIRRLVTGAMALLAAASLVTACGSGEDGSGGGGGGGATNAKGVDDGTTLTMWTRAATRPQSEALVKAYNASHKNKIELTVVPTDDYQAKVGAAAGSRDLPDLFASDVVFVPNYTSSGLFADITERVDALPFAEHLAQSHIKAGTYEDKKYVVPHTLDLSVLFYNKELYRKAGLDPDKPPTTLREWDRQARAVDKLGSGVDGTFFGGNCGGCGVFTWWPSIWAAGEEVLNKEGTEASLSSDTAQQVYDTYRGWVKDDIVAPGARDETGTTWTGVFPKGKVGVMPMPSTTLGLMPKDLDLGVAPIPGPDGGKSTFVGGDAIGISATSKSADQAWNFLAWSLGDKAQVDVVAAHKDVVARTDLAANKHSKADPRLVTINELVAHGRTPYAMKFGQTFNDPNGPWLTLMRNAVFGDGTSVEKDNEAVTASLAD, from the coding sequence ATGGGGAGCACGGTCGGACCGCGTGGACGCATACGCCGCCTCGTCACCGGCGCCATGGCACTGCTCGCCGCCGCGAGCCTGGTCACGGCGTGCGGATCGGGGGAGGACGGCTCGGGCGGCGGGGGAGGAGGCGGGGCGACGAACGCCAAAGGCGTCGACGACGGCACCACGCTGACGATGTGGACGCGTGCGGCGACCCGGCCGCAGAGCGAGGCCCTGGTCAAGGCGTACAACGCGAGCCACAAGAACAAGATCGAGCTGACCGTCGTCCCCACCGACGACTACCAGGCCAAGGTCGGCGCGGCCGCCGGCTCCCGCGACCTGCCCGACCTGTTCGCCTCCGACGTGGTGTTCGTTCCGAACTACACCTCCAGCGGCCTCTTCGCCGACATCACAGAGCGCGTCGACGCCCTGCCCTTCGCCGAGCACCTGGCCCAGTCGCACATCAAAGCCGGTACGTACGAGGACAAGAAGTACGTCGTCCCGCACACCCTCGACCTGTCGGTGCTCTTCTACAACAAGGAGCTCTACCGGAAGGCCGGGCTCGACCCGGACAAGCCGCCCACCACCCTGCGCGAGTGGGACCGGCAGGCACGGGCCGTGGACAAGCTGGGCTCAGGGGTGGACGGCACCTTCTTCGGCGGCAACTGCGGCGGCTGCGGCGTCTTCACCTGGTGGCCGTCCATCTGGGCCGCGGGCGAGGAGGTACTGAACAAGGAGGGAACCGAGGCGTCCCTGTCCTCCGACACGGCCCAACAGGTCTACGACACCTACCGCGGCTGGGTGAAGGACGACATCGTGGCCCCCGGCGCCCGCGACGAGACCGGCACGACCTGGACCGGCGTCTTCCCGAAGGGCAAGGTCGGCGTGATGCCCATGCCGTCGACCACCCTGGGTCTGATGCCCAAGGACCTCGACCTCGGCGTCGCGCCCATCCCCGGACCCGACGGCGGCAAGTCGACCTTCGTCGGCGGCGACGCCATCGGCATCTCCGCCACCAGCAAGTCGGCCGACCAGGCCTGGAACTTCCTCGCCTGGTCCCTCGGCGACAAGGCCCAGGTCGACGTGGTCGCCGCGCACAAGGACGTGGTGGCCCGCACCGACCTCGCCGCCAACAAGCACTCCAAGGCGGACCCGCGGCTGGTCACCATCAACGAACTCGTGGCGCACGGCCGTACCCCGTACGCGATGAAGTTCGGCCAGACCTTCAACGACCCCAACGGCCCCTGGCTGACCCTCATGCGCAACGCCGTCTTCGGCGACGGCACGTCCGTCGAGAAGGACAACGAGGCGGTCACCGCGTCGCTGGCCGACTGA
- a CDS encoding carbohydrate ABC transporter permease: MLTRALGRTPHYVLAGGLAVIFLFPLLWNAWASVSGQPGTAQESGYGLGNYRTLLDYDAGLWRYLLNSTVVSALTVALTLGVSLLGGYAFARFDFPGKNLLFLLTLAILMVPYATLLIPLYVLLGRLHLQNSLVGLSLVLAMFQLPFATFMMRISFEAVPRELEESALVDGCGTAGALRRVLLPAVRPGLITVGLFAFLAAWNDFIAPLILISDSEKAPLPLAVANLRQQSMGAVDYGATEAGVVVLAVPCLLLFLLLQRHYIRGFMSGALKG; this comes from the coding sequence GTGCTCACCCGCGCCCTCGGCCGGACGCCCCACTACGTCCTCGCCGGAGGATTGGCCGTCATCTTCCTCTTCCCCCTGCTGTGGAACGCCTGGGCCTCCGTCAGCGGACAGCCCGGCACCGCGCAGGAATCCGGCTACGGCCTCGGCAACTACCGCACCCTGCTCGACTACGACGCGGGCCTGTGGCGGTACCTCCTCAACAGCACCGTCGTCTCCGCGCTGACCGTCGCCCTGACCCTCGGGGTGTCGCTGCTGGGCGGCTACGCCTTCGCCCGCTTCGACTTCCCCGGCAAGAACCTGCTGTTCCTGCTGACCCTGGCCATCCTCATGGTCCCGTACGCCACCCTCCTCATCCCGCTCTACGTCCTGCTCGGCAGACTCCACCTGCAGAACTCGCTGGTCGGACTGAGCCTGGTGCTGGCGATGTTCCAACTGCCGTTCGCCACCTTCATGATGCGGATCTCCTTCGAGGCCGTACCGCGCGAACTGGAGGAGTCCGCGCTCGTCGACGGCTGCGGCACGGCGGGCGCGCTGCGCCGCGTCCTCCTCCCGGCGGTTCGCCCGGGATTGATCACCGTGGGCCTCTTCGCGTTCCTCGCGGCCTGGAACGACTTCATCGCACCGCTGATCCTCATCTCCGACAGCGAGAAGGCGCCCCTGCCGCTGGCCGTCGCGAACCTGCGGCAGCAGAGCATGGGCGCCGTCGACTACGGCGCCACCGAGGCGGGCGTGGTGGTCCTCGCCGTGCCCTGCCTCCTGCTGTTCCTGCTGCTGCAACGGCACTACATACGGGGCTTCATGTCCGGCGCGCTCAAGGGCTGA
- a CDS encoding sugar ABC transporter permease, giving the protein MQVKAPDRAAAEPPTRPEHRDRPPRTSAPRWRSRKAKGLAYAAPTAVFVAVFFLLPLLLVGQMSLSDWPLLAGDRGINAPENYTDITDSPLFWPAVRFTLLYTVIVTVVLLGLALLLALLVQESRPGAGFFRTVYFLPGALGLASASLLFWGLYSPTTGPISRILEKLGLVDDPVSFLGTPTSALLSTVFLIVWKFAGFYMLILLVGLQRIPHEVYEAARMDGASRGQIFRSITLPLLRPSLALCLLLCVTGSLLAFDQFFILTKGGPDNSTVTVVQLIYREAFQRLNLGTAAALSIIVLAVLLLLNVLQFRGLRRADES; this is encoded by the coding sequence ATGCAGGTGAAGGCGCCCGACCGAGCGGCGGCCGAACCCCCGACCCGGCCGGAACACCGGGACCGCCCGCCCCGTACCTCCGCGCCCCGCTGGCGGTCCCGCAAGGCCAAGGGCCTGGCCTACGCGGCCCCCACCGCCGTGTTCGTCGCCGTCTTCTTCCTGCTGCCCCTGCTGCTCGTCGGGCAGATGTCGCTCAGCGACTGGCCGCTGCTCGCGGGAGACCGGGGCATCAACGCCCCCGAGAACTACACCGACATCACCGACAGCCCCCTGTTCTGGCCCGCCGTCCGCTTCACCCTCCTCTACACCGTGATCGTCACGGTCGTACTCCTCGGGCTGGCCCTCCTCCTGGCCCTGCTGGTGCAGGAGTCCCGCCCCGGCGCCGGCTTCTTCCGCACGGTCTACTTCCTGCCCGGCGCCCTGGGGCTGGCCTCCGCATCCCTGCTGTTCTGGGGCCTGTACAGCCCCACCACCGGCCCGATCAGCCGCATCCTCGAAAAGCTCGGCCTCGTCGACGACCCCGTGTCCTTCCTCGGCACGCCGACCTCCGCCCTGCTGTCGACGGTGTTCCTCATCGTCTGGAAGTTCGCCGGCTTCTACATGCTGATCCTGCTCGTGGGCCTCCAGCGCATCCCCCACGAGGTGTACGAGGCGGCCCGCATGGACGGCGCGAGCCGCGGCCAGATCTTCCGCTCCATCACGCTGCCGCTGCTGCGGCCGTCCCTCGCGCTGTGCCTGCTGCTGTGCGTGACGGGATCCCTGCTCGCCTTCGACCAGTTCTTCATCCTCACCAAGGGCGGACCGGACAACAGCACCGTCACCGTTGTGCAGTTGATCTACCGCGAGGCCTTCCAGCGGCTGAACCTCGGCACGGCGGCCGCCCTGTCGATCATCGTGCTGGCCGTGCTGCTCCTGCTCAACGTCCTGCAGTTCCGCGGTCTGCGCCGCGCCGACGAGTCATGA